One part of the Nocardioides zeae genome encodes these proteins:
- a CDS encoding PDR/VanB family oxidoreductase, with protein MSATLLPEAPVRYAAHQHAAYRTGPRLLRVAEVRALTADVRHVVLVDPTGEPLAPHEPGAHVVLTTDPGGPREKRNAYSLTDDGFNPRRYAISVLRRDQGSAWVHGLAPGDLVEVEGPRSAFAPRHDQRHALLVAGGIGVTPVLSHARAIVRWGGSVEVLYSYRPGHAAHLDDLRALAARPDVTLHEATTVEGTAALLAARLADQPLGTHAYACGPVPMLEAYVDAARAAGWPDHRVHLERFTAPELDPGVPFTATLASTGERLAVPPGTSLLEALLATGRAVPNLCRQGVCGECEVPVRRGAVEHRDLVLSDAAKERGDRMLACVSRAACADDDIEVDL; from the coding sequence ATGAGCGCCACGCTCCTGCCCGAGGCGCCCGTGCGGTACGCGGCCCACCAGCACGCGGCGTACCGCACGGGTCCCCGGCTCCTCCGCGTCGCGGAGGTGCGCGCGCTGACGGCCGACGTCCGCCACGTCGTGCTCGTCGACCCGACGGGGGAGCCGCTGGCGCCCCACGAGCCGGGTGCGCACGTCGTGCTCACCACCGACCCGGGCGGGCCGCGCGAGAAGCGGAACGCCTACTCGCTGACGGACGACGGGTTCAACCCGCGGCGCTACGCGATCTCGGTGCTGCGCCGCGACCAGGGCTCGGCGTGGGTGCACGGGCTCGCGCCCGGCGACCTCGTCGAGGTGGAGGGCCCGCGCTCCGCGTTCGCCCCGCGCCACGACCAGCGGCACGCGCTGCTCGTCGCCGGCGGCATCGGCGTCACGCCGGTGCTGTCCCACGCCCGCGCGATCGTGCGGTGGGGCGGGAGCGTCGAGGTGCTCTACTCCTACCGGCCCGGCCACGCCGCCCACCTCGACGACCTGCGCGCCCTCGCCGCCCGCCCGGACGTGACCCTGCACGAGGCGACCACCGTCGAGGGGACGGCGGCCCTCCTCGCCGCCCGGCTCGCGGACCAGCCGCTCGGCACCCACGCCTACGCGTGCGGACCGGTCCCCATGCTCGAGGCCTACGTCGACGCGGCCCGCGCCGCCGGCTGGCCCGACCACCGGGTGCACCTCGAGCGGTTCACGGCGCCCGAGCTCGACCCGGGCGTCCCGTTCACGGCCACGCTGGCCTCGACGGGCGAGCGCCTCGCCGTGCCGCCCGGCACCAGCCTCCTCGAGGCGCTGCTCGCGACGGGCCGTGCCGTGCCGAACCTCTGCCGCCAGGGCGTCTGCGGCGAGTGCGAGGTGCCGGTACGCCGCGGCGCGGTCGAGCACCGCGACCTCGTGCTCTCCGACGCCGCCAAGGAGCGCGGCGACCGCATGCTGGCCTGCGTCTCGCGCGCGGCCTGCGCCGACGACGACATCGAGGTGGACCTGTGA
- a CDS encoding dimethylamine monooxygenase subunit DmmA family protein: MTTVEIAETAATEVRLGLPHWPAVPEPVDPSAATVLVLALGGHPRTAEVAGAWVREAEGRVPTRLVVADDLVTGHDDVAAALDAVRVGVRIMVVGPQHDVLLTLARCRAHGASGAELRAFVVDAVGPTDLPVYCAHCRATHRLHGEPGGTAVCPGCTRLLEIHPHHSAVRGSFLASDTGAEPDTGAEPGEQAAA, encoded by the coding sequence ATGACGACCGTGGAGATCGCGGAGACCGCGGCGACCGAGGTCCGGCTCGGCCTGCCGCACTGGCCGGCCGTGCCGGAGCCGGTCGACCCCTCGGCCGCGACCGTGCTGGTGCTCGCCCTCGGCGGCCACCCCCGCACGGCCGAGGTGGCGGGGGCCTGGGTGCGGGAGGCCGAGGGCCGGGTCCCGACGCGGCTCGTCGTGGCGGACGACCTCGTGACCGGGCACGACGACGTCGCCGCCGCGCTCGACGCGGTGCGGGTCGGCGTGCGGATCATGGTCGTCGGCCCCCAGCACGACGTGCTCCTCACCCTCGCCCGGTGCCGCGCGCACGGGGCGAGCGGGGCGGAGCTGCGCGCGTTCGTCGTCGACGCGGTCGGTCCCACCGACCTCCCCGTCTACTGCGCGCACTGCCGTGCCACGCACCGCCTGCACGGCGAGCCGGGTGGCACGGCGGTCTGCCCCGGCTGCACGCGCCTGCTCGAGATCCACCCGCACCACTCGGCCGTGCGGGGCAGCTTCCTCGCCTCGGACACCGGCGCCGAGCCCGACACCGGCGCCGAGCCCGGCGAGCAGGCCGCCGCATGA
- a CDS encoding cupin domain-containing protein has translation MTTTPDAPATAPFLVTSDAWKDLPRMEDYPACEGYIGDVYENPEGSTMCSGFFELKHTDEPLVYLYEYDEMKVVLEGEFLLENVDTGQKTVARAKDAIFFPKGSRIAFSTPSYALAFYAGDRNADLL, from the coding sequence ATGACCACCACCCCCGACGCACCCGCCACGGCCCCCTTCCTCGTCACGTCCGACGCGTGGAAGGACCTCCCGCGGATGGAGGACTACCCCGCGTGCGAGGGCTACATCGGCGACGTCTACGAGAACCCCGAGGGCAGCACCATGTGCTCCGGCTTCTTCGAGCTCAAGCACACGGACGAGCCGCTGGTCTACCTCTACGAGTACGACGAGATGAAGGTCGTCCTCGAGGGCGAGTTCCTCCTCGAGAACGTCGACACGGGCCAGAAGACCGTGGCCCGCGCCAAGGACGCCATCTTCTTCCCGAAGGGGTCGCGGATCGCGTTCTCGACGCCGTCCTACGCGCTGGCGTTCTACGCCGGCGACCGCAACGCCGACCTGCTCTGA
- a CDS encoding ABC transporter ATP-binding protein has protein sequence MTTTDLAPASQDAPGSADGRPPVLELAGVTLRRAGKEILHGIDLRVEAGEHWAVLGPNGAGKSTVLSLCGANQHPTTGTVHVLGHRLGRIELQALRRMIGHVDPRHRVASPLTVEQVVLTGLTGSADLPRRWEPTPDQAEHARELIASVGMGDRAGLRWPTLSQGERGRALIARALVGRPQLLLLDEPTTGLDLAARERFLTALDGVVAEQPTTSTLLVTHHLEELPSTTSHAALLRDGAIVAAGPVDEVLTSAGVSEAFAHPIRVERTHGRWHASGA, from the coding sequence GTGACGACGACCGACCTCGCTCCCGCCTCCCAGGACGCTCCCGGATCGGCGGACGGTCGGCCGCCCGTGCTCGAGCTCGCCGGCGTGACGCTGCGCCGCGCCGGCAAGGAGATCCTCCACGGCATCGACCTCCGGGTCGAGGCCGGCGAGCACTGGGCGGTGCTGGGGCCGAACGGCGCCGGCAAGTCGACGGTGCTGAGCCTCTGCGGGGCCAACCAGCACCCGACGACCGGCACCGTCCACGTGCTCGGCCACCGGCTCGGGCGCATCGAGCTGCAGGCGCTGCGCCGGATGATCGGCCACGTCGACCCCCGCCACCGGGTGGCCTCGCCGCTCACGGTGGAGCAGGTCGTGCTGACCGGCCTCACCGGCAGCGCGGACTTGCCCCGCCGCTGGGAGCCGACGCCCGACCAGGCCGAGCACGCGCGCGAGCTCATCGCGAGCGTCGGCATGGGCGACCGCGCCGGGCTGCGCTGGCCCACCCTGTCGCAGGGCGAGCGGGGCCGGGCGCTCATCGCCCGCGCCCTCGTCGGCCGGCCGCAGCTGCTCCTGCTGGACGAGCCGACCACGGGCCTCGACCTCGCTGCGCGCGAGCGCTTCCTGACCGCGCTCGACGGCGTCGTCGCCGAGCAGCCCACCACCTCCACGCTGCTGGTGACCCACCACCTCGAGGAGCTGCCGAGCACGACGAGCCACGCGGCCCTGCTGCGCGACGGAGCGATCGTCGCCGCCGGCCCCGTCGACGAGGTGCTGACCAGCGCGGGCGTCTCGGAGGCCTTTGCACACCCCATCCGCGTCGAGCGCACCCACGGCCGCTGGCACGCGTCGGGGGCGTGA
- a CDS encoding carbon-nitrogen hydrolase family protein — protein sequence MRDVTVAAVQVAPSSAPLTPETIAGNTERALTWVERSVEATGAELVVLPETVTTGFGPAMGAEELWDLLQASPGAGTAPYTDLARRLGIHLVWGAYEAGAERGVVYNSAHLAGPDGSVLGTYHKTHPFGTEDIERGGWVTRGEHVTVVDTEIGTIGLIICFDGDYPELSRINAVKGAEIIARPSALLRSADLWELTTRARAYDNHVYVIGANATGVDPAGAPYFGNSLIVTPIAEVVARGASHEGWVSAALKPQRAMATLTPGSSVPQKWDHLDERNLALLANYAEELAGPANTPFPLGGGRVGS from the coding sequence ATGCGCGACGTCACCGTGGCCGCGGTCCAGGTCGCCCCGAGCTCGGCGCCGCTGACGCCCGAGACGATCGCGGGCAACACCGAGCGCGCGCTGACCTGGGTCGAGCGCTCCGTCGAGGCCACGGGCGCCGAGCTCGTCGTGCTGCCCGAGACCGTGACGACCGGGTTCGGTCCCGCGATGGGCGCCGAGGAGCTGTGGGACCTGCTCCAGGCGTCGCCGGGGGCCGGCACCGCGCCGTACACCGACCTCGCCCGCCGGCTCGGCATCCACCTGGTGTGGGGCGCGTACGAGGCCGGCGCGGAGCGCGGTGTCGTCTACAACTCCGCGCACCTCGCGGGGCCGGACGGCAGCGTGCTGGGGACCTACCACAAGACGCACCCGTTCGGCACCGAGGACATCGAGCGTGGCGGCTGGGTGACGCGCGGCGAGCACGTCACCGTGGTGGACACCGAGATCGGCACGATCGGGCTGATCATCTGCTTCGACGGGGACTACCCGGAGCTGTCCCGCATCAACGCGGTCAAGGGCGCCGAGATCATCGCGCGCCCCTCCGCGCTGCTGCGCAGCGCCGACCTGTGGGAGCTGACGACGCGGGCGCGGGCGTACGACAACCACGTCTACGTGATCGGTGCCAACGCGACGGGCGTGGACCCGGCGGGCGCGCCGTACTTCGGCAACTCGCTCATCGTCACGCCCATCGCCGAGGTCGTCGCGCGGGGCGCCAGCCACGAGGGCTGGGTCAGCGCCGCGCTGAAGCCGCAGCGGGCGATGGCGACGCTGACGCCCGGCTCGAGCGTGCCGCAGAAGTGGGACCACCTCGACGAGCGGAACCTGGCGCTGCTGGCGAACTACGCCGAGGAGCTGGCCGGTCCGGCGAACACCCCGTTCCCGCTCGGCGGTGGCCGGGTGGGATCCTAG
- a CDS encoding CoxG family protein yields the protein MKVTGEATLTSSIDALWAAFNDPAVLVATIPGCQQLETVTEDSYRMTISAGVAAIRGTYEGEVHLKDKREPHYLKMVASGAGGPGTIQVEVDVDMEAQGEGTLIRFVADAVVGGMIGGVSQRMLASVGKRLAAEFFKAIDDHLQNGPVPVGPTASAISPTDQTAAETREGGAGNAGSAEGTSEAQRSFSRPGAVSAPAAGGSPDAFLKGTLTGAGLMLVGVLVGALLGRRAR from the coding sequence GTGAAGGTCACCGGCGAAGCAACGCTGACCAGCAGCATCGACGCCCTCTGGGCGGCGTTCAACGACCCGGCCGTCCTCGTCGCGACGATCCCGGGCTGCCAGCAGCTCGAGACGGTCACCGAGGACTCCTACCGGATGACCATCAGCGCCGGCGTGGCCGCGATCCGCGGCACCTACGAGGGCGAGGTGCACCTCAAGGACAAGCGGGAGCCGCACTACCTGAAGATGGTCGCGTCCGGCGCCGGCGGCCCCGGGACGATCCAGGTCGAGGTGGACGTCGACATGGAGGCGCAGGGCGAGGGCACGCTCATCCGCTTCGTCGCCGACGCGGTCGTCGGCGGCATGATCGGCGGCGTCAGCCAGCGGATGCTCGCCAGCGTCGGCAAGCGCCTCGCGGCCGAGTTCTTCAAGGCGATCGACGACCACCTGCAGAACGGTCCGGTGCCCGTCGGCCCGACCGCGTCCGCGATCAGCCCCACCGACCAGACCGCGGCGGAGACCCGCGAGGGCGGGGCGGGCAACGCGGGCTCGGCCGAGGGCACGTCCGAGGCGCAGCGCAGCTTCTCCCGGCCGGGCGCGGTCTCGGCGCCCGCTGCGGGCGGCTCGCCGGACGCCTTCCTCAAGGGCACCCTCACCGGGGCCGGTCTCATGCTCGTCGGCGTGCTCGTCGGCGCCCTGCTCGGACGGCGGGCCCGCTGA